The Astyanax mexicanus isolate ESR-SI-001 chromosome 6, AstMex3_surface, whole genome shotgun sequence region acaaaaaacacttttagaaacatttttaagCATAAATGTTGAAAATGTAAGACACTGAAGTGttaatctattattttttttgggaATAAGTATGGAACATAAAAGctttattgtttgtgtgtgtgtataatatatatatatatatttaaaaaactcatgaaaaaaatattttatggatttgaataaaataatacCCCTTTTACCTTAACACCTCACAAGTAAAAAACGCAAACCCCAAAAGAGCATGATTACAATTCTAATGtataaataaagccattaaaCATCTGAAATTTATTAAAAGTCTGgtgcatttaatttaaatatacataatgCAGATTTGAATACTCATGCCCCCCATAAATAAGAAGCTCCAGTGATCACTGCTAGAAATGTTTAAATACTTTGaatttgcctttttttaataattattcatGATTAAACATGCATGTTGGGATGTGTAAGTAAGACGGGATACTGTTTGCTTTTGCTTCTAAAGTAATGAGGATCAAAAGAAGAAGCAGTTgatttctttccctctttttctttatattttctctctcttatttggTGCGATAATGATAAAACGACGCGACGTAACCGTTAGCTGTTATGCGCCATTCCCCAGATCAAAGCGTCGATCTGTCCAATGGGAGGACACGGTGGGAGGGGACTTCTGCAGATGGCGTCACCGATCGCATAAATAGGGGGCAGGGAGGAAGGCTACCCACGGTCGACGGTCGTTGTTTTGGGTGTTCGGAGTAATCGAAACGAAACAGGTAAGTTAATGgctatttttaatgtgtttgtggAGACTTAGGAGTCGGAGGCCTGTGTGCCTCTTAGGCTGTTTGTTTGGCTTGTTTTGGGTTCAGAATGAGGCTTTACTTTAACTTGTATCCTGTCTTCCTCCGCGGAGAGGCGAGAAGCGGCGGTTGGCTGAGGgctgctccgctccgctccgctgtGGCGCGGTAACCTCTTAGCAACAAGCCGCCGTTTAAAATCCGTTTCAGTATTAATGGATTAATTGTAATTCGACGTGTTTTGTGGGTATGTTAGTCTGCTTTAGAGGGTCGTTTGTCTCTATTTCTAAGAAGTTCGCTCATTGATAGAGAGCGTGTTCACCGGTgtgtttttctccgtttttgGGCTAAACAAAGAGGAGGCAGTAATTGTTGTGAGGGGACGCCATGTTGGCTTACAAGTGAAGGAGAAACGTGTGAGCTGAACGTCGTGTAATGGAGGGCGAgctaaaaattatttatatattgagTTTTAGTATCGTTTTGTTTATAGTCCGAACAAGTTAgtcgtgtttaaaaaaaaatcattactgaTGTGTGTTCGTTTTGTTGGTTTTGTGAcggttagtttatttatttttaagcttggctagctttaagctaacgcGCTCAAAAATACACCCCCCCTCCCCTTCAGTGTAACGTTAGCGCAGAGCTGGAGAGCcaaagctaactagttagctagtgaAGACCACTCTTCATTAACTTACGCTTGCTAGGTAGcgttaatttggctgtattagtGGCATTTGGCAACACTACTCAATAGTTCTCAGATTCAATGTAATAAAGAGGCACAGCAAAGGTAATTTTTGCGTTAGATGGCGTGTGAATGTGAGCTAGACGTTCTGTTTTTAATGGCGGTTTCAGCCGCAGCTTTATGGTGATTCGCTGTGAATGCTTTTATACCAAACGCGCCTCCTAGTGGACAGACTGGGAATAGCTTGTGTAATTATCGGATATAATAAGTGTACGTGTGAAAATCAGACTTTAAAACGGAACATGTTGATACGAGTTTCACAGATGTAagttacaaaaacacaacaaatgtatttatatagtcaGATGTGTCTGCATGTCTTCGTGTTTACCCGAAGGGCAAAAAAAGATAATTAATATAGTATGTTCTGAAAGACAGTACTTATAAGTATAGGACAATtctatttgtttaattaaatgttCTCCTTTTTTCAACTTGTCATGTCTACTTTTTGCGtgtgttcccccccccccccccccccaaaaaaaatgtatagatcATTGTTCTGAAGGCTACAAGGATAATCAACTTTTTAGATAATTTTAATTAAGTGATTTATTTCAATAAGTTTTAGTCAGAATTTGTTGTAAATGGCATGAATATTACTGTAGAAATAAAATTGTAGACGGACAGGCCCAAAGGAACTTGTACAGCTAgtgctagctaacctaactagtcTTTTGTGCTGTTTAGGGGGAGGGAGCCAGTGTTGGAAATGTGTCCCGCGCTTAATAGCAAAACAGCAGTAGTTTGGGCTCTTTAATACAGGATATGGGTTATGTTACACATTGAGTCACATTATCATTGCTTTACTTGCTCAGACCATTTTATTTTGTGTAGGTAAGAGGACTACTCGAGTGCGATGGCTCGTACCAAGCAGACCGCGCGTAAATCCACTGGAGGCAAAGCCCCCAGGAAGCAGCTGGCCACTAAAGCTGCCCGCAAAAGCGCGCCCTCCACTGGCGGAGTGAAGAAGCCCCACAGATACCGGTGAGaaccgtttttctttttttctttttttttttactcatggcTGTACGTTTAATGTTTGTTGCTAAACTTGTTAAATTTTTGTCTTTTAGTCCTGGTACTGTGGCTCTTCGTGAGATTCGTCGGTACCAGAAGTCCACTGAGCTTCTGATCCGCAAGTTacccttccagcgcctggtgaGGGAGATTGCTCAGGACTTCAAGACGGATCTCCGCTTCCAGAGTGCTGCTATTGGAGCTCTGCAGGTCAGTAGATTACAAAGGTTGTGATGTATGGTGAAGTTCAGTAAGGCAGTGTCCTGGTCTTTTCTGAACAGAACACTATGAAATCTATGCTCATGTAGTCATGCTCACAGGCTTAAACTTCATATGAAGGGCAAAGGGTTCAAATGAGATGTTGCATTACACTTTCGTTCTAAATGAGAGGAGTATAATTTAGATTTTCCTTTAGAGTGTAATGTTATCagaagttagttttttttttttaatcttttcgggttgaggtgtttttttatttatttatttttatttttacaaatgtttCAGATTAATAGACCTGGTTCAGTTAACCGAATGTTTGCTTGACATGTTTGTTTGTGCTCTTTAGTTGATGGTAGCTTGTCCCAGAACATTATATGCATCCCATGCACTTTTAGGATTAAGTGTGACTGCAATGTTCTAATCAGTTTTGTAGTGTTTGATAATTTGCATGATCAGTAAGTGTGCTGGTGCTTCAATGTTATGAACAGGACTGGTCTTAATTTTTATGGCTCTGAAGTCTGTCACTGGTAGATATGACCAGTAGGTGGCAAACTGGTTACAGGGAGTGTTTACTGTGtctacagaattttttttgtattaatttagtttaaagatgttgctgttgttgtttttttttttttttataattcttgtCTGCATTATGTCAcaaatgcattgtttaatattccTTTGCGTTTTGCGATTTCCAAGTTCTTTGTTGACTTAGTGATTTAACTGACTTGAACTAGGTAGTACTGAATTCACCATTTAGTGGGTTTTTCATTTGTGCaaatctgtttattttaaatgttttctctTCTGCAATCACAAGCTTCCAAATCTGTTACCATATCAGTGCTTTAACATTTTATTGTGAAAGTGGCCTTGTTTTGATATTAAAATCTTTAGTTAGACATTAAGGGTCAAACTagattaattactttttttttttaatttaattgttaatgtttaatgttgatgtttCAACTAATTGATGCTCAACTAGCATTAAAGATTACTAATGTTTATGCTTAGTTGTAAAGAATTGACAAGCTTGTAATTCTTAAGTTGGCCTTATTGGATTTCCTACGTTCAGTAATCACAACGTACAGAAACTGGATACTGTCGGGGTCTTTGTTCTGGTGGGTGCTAGTGATGTACATACACTCTTGAACTAATGTTTTGTTTGTGCATTTCTGCAGGAAGCTAGTGAGGCATACCTGGTGGGTCTCTTTGAggacactaacctgtgcgccatccacgcaAAACGTGTCACCATCATGCCCAAGGACATCCAGCTGGCTCGGCGGATCCGCGGCGAGCGTGCTTAGATGGCTCATTCTATTTAATCCACCTTTTTTgaaggggggggtgggggggagcaGGTGTTTAGGGGGGGTTCTTATTCAACTACAAATGCTTGTTGTAGTTTTaagcttacttttttttttgtaatttttttttggtagttGTGGCAGGGGAGGGGAATCTTGTGGTTCTTCAGCGTGACAGTAGGGGGTGGTGTCTGAACATTCCGGGAGCTCCTCTCAGGGTTTTAAAGTTTGTATTTTAGACTTTGGTATACCTCTGCCTGTGCGCTATAGTCTGCATGCTACATGGTGATATTAGGACATGTCCATTTTATTTCTATCATTCTATTTTTCTCCTCCATTGTGGCCATTTGGTTGTAAATAAACTTTCCACTACCTCATGTGCTGGATTCTGTGTGGTTAATGTGGAGAGTGAAGAGAACTGCTGCAAACATAAAGTACATATACTTAACATTAAGTTCAGCTGATTTTAATAACCATGCACAACATTGGCCCAAAATGTTATGAAATCAGTGGAAAAAGGGGTCAGTTACTAATTAAATTTGTGTGCTCGTTGTGCTAACAGGGCTTAAGCTAAAAGAGCCAACAGATTCAATGCAACCTAAATTTGCCACTAGAggtgcataaaaaaaaatcagaatggcTAGTGTTTCTATATGAACCGGTTGGGATTtacttgtatgtttaaataaaaaaaaaatgaatttatgaaatgtgaAATTGTAAAGCTGTCTGattattttcaaaatatttgtGCTGTGCTACAACTTATTTAAAGAAGCCAGTTGGAATTTAAAAATGCAGGTGCTCTATATGCAATGTGGAAAGCTATATTCTGAATAAAAATGCTGTTGGGCTGCCAACTAAGGAGATGATCATTGGCTCAGCAAACTCCCATTGCTCTGGTCCAAGCCAAGTCATAATTGGATATGAAAGTGTAGAGGTGGTGGACTATTTTAAGTACCTTGGCCTAAGTTTGGACAACAAAATCAGTTTTGATCATGTCATGGACCTTTACAAGCAATGCCAGCAAAGACTTTCTTTAGTCTGGAAGCTATGAGCACTTCATGTTGAACCTACGCTGCTCCTGCTCCTCTACAGAAGCATTATTGAGCTGGGTCGAACTACAACAAACTGTCATGCATCAAACACATTGCTGCAATGATCATAGGCCTCCCCACACAACTTGATGTATCCAATGTTGCAAAATACCAACAAATTATGTATGGCCaataactaaaaatgtttggccaATCCAAACTCACACCTCAGTTACTGTTGCAGTAGAAAAGTTTGATTTAATATTTACATGCACTGTATAATCACTGCTAAGTCACTAATTTGATTAACACACAAACATTAATAATCATATAATGGAAAAACTTAACAGAAAGGGAACAGATTTTTCCTTCACAGCCTACATGGTTAGTCATGTCATTTTTGCATTAAATTGCAATATGTGGCTTCCTGCTAGTGGAAAAATGCCATTAACTGTTGCAGTTTGCAATATTCAAAAATCATGCGGCAATAGCATATCAAGCAACGAGAGTGTGGCACCTGCAGGCCCTATGGTTTGCAAAAGGACACATTGAGGTGATGCTGAACAGTGTGCAGACCAAACATTTTTCCCTAATATGCAGGCCAAAAACAATAACAGTAAAAACTAGTTCCGTCAACCATTGACACACATTCACTTTCAGTGCCCTCAAAAGAAGTATAGCAAAAGATTTAAGACCACATTTAATGCAGACTACACAACCATTATTTTACATCGTAACAGATATGTACCCCCCCTCCCCGGCAGACAAAACCAGCATTACAAC contains the following coding sequences:
- the h3f3d gene encoding H3 histone, family 3D, with translation MARTKQTARKSTGGKAPRKQLATKAARKSAPSTGGVKKPHRYRPGTVALREIRRYQKSTELLIRKLPFQRLVREIAQDFKTDLRFQSAAIGALQEASEAYLVGLFEDTNLCAIHAKRVTIMPKDIQLARRIRGERA